Within the Acidobacteriota bacterium genome, the region TCCAGGCCTGACCTCGTCAGCCGGCGCGGCAAAGGCACCTGCGGCCCCGGCGACGAAGGGTGCGTCGGCGGCGAAACCGGCACGGCGGCGCGGCAGAAAGCGCCCGATGAGCCCGGCCGAGCGCAAGGCCGTGTCCGAGCGGATGAAGAAGTACTGGGCCGACCGGAAAAAGACGAAGAGCTGAATCGGCTGAGAGGAAGAGTGGAGCGGGCTACGGGAATCGAACCCGTCTAGCTGGCTTGGGAAGCCAGAACATTACCACTATGCTAAGCCCGCTCGAAAGACCGGCCACGCCGACTAACCACGTGCCGGGCGACTCCGAATTATAGCAGAGTCTCCCGGCGCAACTCGGGCCGCGGCTGCGTACGGACTGAATCAGGTCCCCCGGATAAACGCCAGCAGTTCGTCCCGTTTCGCTTCCATCATCGCCTGCGTCGTCGCTTCCAGGTTCAACCGGATCAATGGCTCCGTGTTCGACGCGCGCACGTTGAAGTGCCAGTCCGGCGCCTCCATCGAGATGCCGTCCATGCGGTAGATGTGGCCGCCTGCGTAGCGTGCGGCGAGACCGTCGAGCTTCTGCTGCACGGCCTGCATCGAACTCGCCTTGGTGTTGATTTCGCCGGAGATGAAGTACTTGGCGCGCAGCGGCGCCAACAGCTCGTGGAGCGCCTTGCCCTTCTTCGACATTAGTTCGAGGATGAGCAGCGCTGGAATGAAGCCGTTGTCGGCATAGAAATTGTCGCGGAAGTAGTAGTGGCCCGTCACCTCACCGGCGAAGATGCCATTCTCCTCGCGCATCCGCTTCTTGAAAAACGCGTGGCCCACGCGGTTCATCAACGCCTTGCCGTTGTAGCGGGCAACGGTGTCTTTGACCGCGTAACTGGCGCGCAGGTCATAGATGATCGTGGCTCCAGGCTCCTTGAGCAGAAACGCTTCGGCCAGCAGAGCCGTCACGAAATCGCCCGGGACAAACTCGCCGTCGCGGTCGATAAAGAAGCACCGGTCGGCGTCGCCGTCCCACGCGATGCCGATGTCCGCCCGCTCGGCGACCACGCGTTCGACGATGTCCTTGCGATTCTCCTCGATGAGCGGGTTGGCCTCGTGGTTCGGGAAGGTGCCGTCAATCTCGAAGCACAGCCTGATCGTCTTGCACGCGAGGTGCTCGAACAACTTCGGCGCCACCAGGCCGCCCATGCCGCTGCCCGCGTCGAGCACAACGTTGAACGGCTTGATCGAGGCCGGGTCGATGAACCCGAGCACGTGCGCGGCGTAGACGTCGAGCAGCGCGTTATTGGTGGTCAGGGTGCCGCGCCGGCCAGACGGCGCAGGAATCGTCCCGACGGCGACCATGTCCCGGATCTGGCCGATGCCGGCGTCGCCGCTCAAAGGGAACGCCTCGGCGCGCACGAGCTTCATCCCGGTGTATTGCTTGGGATTGTGCGACGCCGTGATGGCGACACCGCCGTCGTGCCGGTCGCGGGCGACCGCGAAGTACAGCATGTCGGTCGCAATCATCCCGTAGTCGACGACGTCGGCGCCCTGCGCCAGCGCACCGTCAATGAACGCGGCCGCCATCGCCGGCGACGAGAGGCGCATGTCACGCCCGACGGCAATACGTTTGGCGCCAAGATATGCCACAAACGCCCGCCCGACATCCCGCGCCACCGCCTCGTTCAGTTCTGTGGGATAGATGCCGCGGATGTCGTACGCCTTAAAGACTTCGAGATTGATGGCCATTGGCAGCCTCTCCAGCAGTCGCTACAGGGCAGGGGTGAGTCGCGAGAAATCGGTGACGGCGGATTTGTCGCCGAGG harbors:
- a CDS encoding phosphomannomutase/phosphoglucomutase, which codes for MAINLEVFKAYDIRGIYPTELNEAVARDVGRAFVAYLGAKRIAVGRDMRLSSPAMAAAFIDGALAQGADVVDYGMIATDMLYFAVARDRHDGGVAITASHNPKQYTGMKLVRAEAFPLSGDAGIGQIRDMVAVGTIPAPSGRRGTLTTNNALLDVYAAHVLGFIDPASIKPFNVVLDAGSGMGGLVAPKLFEHLACKTIRLCFEIDGTFPNHEANPLIEENRKDIVERVVAERADIGIAWDGDADRCFFIDRDGEFVPGDFVTALLAEAFLLKEPGATIIYDLRASYAVKDTVARYNGKALMNRVGHAFFKKRMREENGIFAGEVTGHYYFRDNFYADNGFIPALLILELMSKKGKALHELLAPLRAKYFISGEINTKASSMQAVQQKLDGLAARYAGGHIYRMDGISMEAPDWHFNVRASNTEPLIRLNLEATTQAMMEAKRDELLAFIRGT